One genomic segment of Helianthus annuus cultivar XRQ/B chromosome 14, HanXRQr2.0-SUNRISE, whole genome shotgun sequence includes these proteins:
- the LOC110891326 gene encoding cyclin-D5-1: MDPDTTFSLPNLMCEEDDSSSTQVKIKISQPRSDDDRYIRLLIDKETKSNDYGCVCVDEISRNSLKCARLDTVNWIFSIREILGFNFRTVYLSLTYFDRFNSKRLIDSGKEWAIQLLGIACLSLAAKMEEQTIPTLPHYKAQGYNFENSVIQRMELLVLTTLEWKMCGITPFAYLHYFVSKICDECDRNELLVSKAIGFVLDFSKEVNSMDHRPSVVAIAAVLLACDDQLTRSTLECKIGVVSSLHSLDKECIYRCYNLLKELVIKKNHTPDSNSYDLLRNYRKTSSSIGIKRKLTYNGIEQKCPLQKTSRRL; encoded by the exons ATGGATCCCGACACTACATTTTCTCTACCAAATCTTATGTGTGAAGAAGACGATTCATCGTCAACCCAAGTCAAAATCAAGATTTCGCAACCCAGATCGGACGATGATCGCTACATACGATTGTTAATCGATAAAGAAACTAAATCCAACGATTATGGGTGTGTTTGCGTTGATGAGATTAGTAGAAATTCGCTCAAATGTGCTCGATTAGATACCGTTAATTGGATTTTCAGT ATTAGGGAAATTTTGGGGTTTAATTTTCGTACAGTTTATCTCTCGTTGACTTACTTTGACCGATTTAATTCGAAGCGACTTATCGAT AGTGGGAAAGAATGGGCTATACAATTGTTGGGCATTGCATGTTTATCATTGGCTGCAAAAATGGAGGAACAAACTATACCAACATTGCCTCACTACAAAGCACAAGGGTACAATTTTGAAAATAGTGTGATACAAAGAATGGAGTTGCTGGTTTTGACAACATTGGAATGGAAAATGTGTGGCATTACTCCCTTTGCTTATCTTCATTACTTTGTATCCAAGATTTGCGATGAATGTGACCGTAATGAGTTACTCGTGTCCAAAGCTATTGGATTTGTTCTTGATTTCTCCAAAG AGGTTAATTCGATGGATCATAGGCCGTCTGTTGTTGCAATAGCAGCAGTCTTGTTAGCTTGTGATGATCAATTAACAAGAAGCACATTGGAGTGCAAGATTGGTGTTGTGTCCTCACTTCACTCTCTTGATAAA GAGTGTATATATCGTTGCTACAATCTTTTGAAGGAGCTTGTGATTAAAAAGAATCACACCCCTGATTCGAATTCTTACGATTTATTGAGAAATTATCGTAAGACTTCTTCTAGCATTGGCATCAAGAGGAAGCTTACGTACAACGGTATTGAACAAAAATGCCCATTGCAGAAGACTAGTAGGCGATTGTAG
- the LOC110888921 gene encoding uncharacterized protein LOC110888921 — translation MDSPSSSSMLNYCYHEFFADGDGSTDEEVEQEAVTGACKLAMRYAEHCRRPQAKKGKRGYIERDRRGAHDRLMKDYFDEEPTYSNEMFRRRFRMSKRLFLRIVHDLEANYDFFKQKADARGELGFTGIQKCTSALRILAYGNTTDINDEYLKMGEKTTRDSLEHFCRGHAMISTFLNNLRC, via the coding sequence ATGGATTCTCCTAGTTCTTCCTCCATGCTAAACTATTGCTATCACGAGTTTTTTGCGGATGGCGATGGTTCAACCGATGAGGAGGttgagcaagaggcggttacggGTGCTTGTAAACTAGCGATGAGATATGCCGAGCATTGTCGTCGCCCACAAGCCAAAAAAGGTAAAAGAGGTTATATTGAACGAGACCGACGCGGGGCACACGATCGTTTGATGAAGGATTATTTTGACGAGGAGCCGACATATTCGAACGAAATGTTTAGACGTCGTTTCCGAATGAGTAAGCGGTTATTTCTACGTATAGTCCACGACTTGGAAGCCAACTacgatttttttaaacaaaaagcgGATGCGAGAGGGGAACTTGGATTTACCGGTATCCAAAAGTGTACCTCGGCGTTACGAATCCTTGCTTATGGAAACACTACCGACATCAATGACGAGTATCTAAAAATGGGGGAGAAAACAACGAGAGATAGCTTGGAGCATTTTTGTCGCGGTCATGCAATGATATCAACGTTTTTGAACAATCTCCGCTGTTAG